CAGCCGGGCCATCCCCGCCGTGGCGCCCCGTTACCTGGAGAGGGGTATCCACACCGTGGACAGTTTCGACATCCACGGCGACGCCGCCATGGAGCTCCGTCGCGATCTCGACGCGGTGGGCAAGGCGCACGGTTCGGTCGCGGTGATCTGCGCCGGCTGGGACCCGGGGACCGATTCGGTCGTCCGCGCCCTGCTGGAGTGCATCGCCCCCAGGGGAATCACCTACACCAACTTCGGTCCCGGCATGAGCATGGGGCACACGGTGGCCGTCAAGGCCATCGAGGGGGTGAAGGACGCCCTTTCCCTGACTCTGCCCAAGGGCACGGGGCTCCACAAGCGCCACGTCTATGTGGAGCTGGCCGACGGGGCCGACTTCGAGACGGTCCGTGGCCGGATCCTCGGCGATCCCTATTTCTGTCACGACGAGACCTATGTCTTTCCCTGCGACGACGTGGAACGGCTTCTGGACCTGGGCCACGGCGTCCACATGGAGCGCAAGGGCGTTTCGGCCTGCTCCCACAACCAGAGGATGGAGTTCTCCATGACGGTCATGAATCCCGCCGCCACGGCCCAGGTGATGGTCTCGGCGCTCCGGGCCGCCGCGAGGCAGGAACCGGGCTGCTACACCATGCTGGAGATTCCCCCCCTCGACTACCTCTCCGGGGAGCGAGAGGCCCTGCTGCACCGGCTGACGTGACCGACGGCGAGGCCTGATCCTCTTCCTCGTCGCGTCTTTTCGGGAGGGTCTCTCGGCCCGGAAGCGACTTCGAACGCGTCGGCTCCGCCTTTTCGGTCGGTGCCGGCGCGTTTTCTTCCTCGGCCGGCTTTCTCCGTCCCTCGCGATCGGGAAGTCTCTGGCGAAAAGGAGGGCCTGCCGGAGGTCGTTGACGGCCGTCGGGGGAGATCTTAGCCCCGATTCGGGCGTGCCCGTCCGTCGCTTCGTGAGGAGGTTCCGCGATGTTTTCTCTCAAGGAGTTTTTGCGCAGCGAGGTCCGGCCCGCTCTGGGCTGTACCGAGCCCGGCGCCGTCGCCCTGGCGGCGGCCCGGGCCGCCGAAACGCTCGGGAAGCGGGCCGCCGTCGAGTCCATCGGGATTCGCGTCAGTCCCAGCATCCTGAAAAACGGCGCCGATGTGGCTGTCCCCGGCGGGCAGGGGGCGACGGGCATTCCCTTCGCCGCCGCTCTGGGCGTGCTCTGCGGTCGGTCGGCCCGCGGCCTGGAGGTCCTCCGGGAGTGCGGACCCGACGACCTGGAGCGGGCCCGGCGCTGGATCGACAGGGGGGGGGTCTCCCTGGCCTGCGACGAAGGCCATTCGGGCGTCTACGCCGAGGTGGGCCTTGTCGGCGCCGGGGAGAGATCGCGCTGCGTCAT
The DNA window shown above is from Aminithiophilus ramosus and carries:
- a CDS encoding diaminopimelate dehydrogenase, whose amino-acid sequence is MNKLRVAIVGFGNVAKEALAAVRSAPDMEAAGIVLRDPAKVEAVWRETGLPVALDVSELGPVDGAVLAIASRAIPAVAPRYLERGIHTVDSFDIHGDAAMELRRDLDAVGKAHGSVAVICAGWDPGTDSVVRALLECIAPRGITYTNFGPGMSMGHTVAVKAIEGVKDALSLTLPKGTGLHKRHVYVELADGADFETVRGRILGDPYFCHDETYVFPCDDVERLLDLGHGVHMERKGVSACSHNQRMEFSMTVMNPAATAQVMVSALRAAARQEPGCYTMLEIPPLDYLSGEREALLHRLT